TCGGGTCGTGAGCCGCGAGCCGCTCCCCGGGCTCTCGCGTCTTCTCATCGGGATGGTCCATCTGCTGCCGCTCCCCGGAAGTCCGCGCTGGGGAGGGTCGCTGGCCCGGGTCGTCGACCGCGCCGTGGCCGACGCGCGGGCCCTCGCGGGGGCGGGCTTCCACGCCTGCCTGATCGAGAATTACGGCGACGCGCCGTTCAGCCCGGGGCGGGTGGACCCGGCGACGGTCGCTGCGCTGGCGGTCGTGGTCACCGAGGTGCGGCGGGTCGTCCCGTGTCCGGTCGGGGTGAACGTCCTCAAGAACGACGCCCAGGCCGCGCTCGCGGTGGCGGCGGCGACCGGGGCCGCGTTCATCCGCGTCAACGTGCATGTGGGCGCCGTCGTGGCCGACCAGGGGCTGATCCAGGGCGACGCCTACGCGACCCTCCGCTATCGCCGTCTCCTCGGCACCGACACCCGCCTCTTCGTCGACATCGGCGGCAAGCATGCGGTCCCCCTCGCACCTGTCGAGCTCGAGCACGTCGCCCGGGATGCCGCCGAGCGGGGCCTGGCCGACGCGCTGGTCGTCTCCGGGCCGGCCACTGGCGAGGCCACGTCGCCGGGTGACCTCAAGCGCGTGCGCGCGGCGCTCCCGGACCGGCCGATCCTGGTGGGCTCCGGCGTGACCCC
This portion of the Candidatus Methylomirabilota bacterium genome encodes:
- a CDS encoding BtpA/SgcQ family protein — its product is RVVSREPLPGLSRLLIGMVHLLPLPGSPRWGGSLARVVDRAVADARALAGAGFHACLIENYGDAPFSPGRVDPATVAALAVVVTEVRRVVPCPVGVNVLKNDAQAALAVAAATGAAFIRVNVHVGAVVADQGLIQGDAYATLRYRRLLGTDTRLFVDIGGKHAVPLAPVELEHVARDAAERGLADALVVSGPATGEATSPGDLKRVRAALPDRPILVGSGVTPETIGPLLALADGAIVGTWLKREGRTVNPVDPERAAALARAARDLKPGGP